The Streptomyces sp. B3I8 nucleotide sequence ACCCGTTGGCACTGCTCAAGGTGCCACTGCGGCACGGCCGGGCGGCGAACGTCACCGTGATGGTGGCCGAGCACGTCGACGGCCTCGACGCGCTGCCGGACGCGGTCCGGCAGCACACCCGGGCGCGCGTGGTCCTCGGACCGGCCGCCGCCGACCTGCTCACGGCGGTGCTGGGGGCACCGCCGCACACGACCCCCACCAAGGACGTCCCGCCCGGGCGCGGGTACGCCCGGCTCGGCGCCGGCCCGGTCCACCGGCTCCAGGTGCCGGCCACGCCGGACCCGTACGACGACGCCACCGGCGAGCGGGAGCGCGAGGCAGTGCTGGCCCTGCTGCCGGAGCGCACGGCGCCCGCGGGCGCGGGGCGCCTCACCAAGGACACCGGGTCCCGGACCGCGTCGGAGCCGGTGGCCGCGGAGGGGTGAGCGCTCCGGGCGTCCGGGCGGGCTCACGCCACGAACGTCCGCGGCGCCTCCGTCGTCCCCGTCGTCCCCGGCACCCCCGTGCGCACCATGTGCGCGGCGGCGGCCAGCCGGGTCGCCGCCTCCTGGGCCACCGCACCGCCCACGGTGAACGGCAGCCGGACGTAGCCCTCGAAGGCGCCGTCCACCCCGAAGCGCGGCCCCGAGGGGACGCGGACGCCCGCCCGCTCCCCCGCCTCGGCCAGCCGCGAGCCGGACAGCCCGCCGGTGCGGACCCACAGGGTGAGGCCACCGTGCGGCACCTCGAACTCCCAGTCGGGCAGCTCCCGGCGCACCGCCGCGACCAGGGCGTCCCGGTTCTCCCGGGCCTGGCCGCGCCGCAGCGCGACCGCCTCCTCCCAGCCGCCCGTGCTGAGCAGCCAGTTGACGGCGAGCTGTTCGAGGACGGGGGTGCCCATGTCGGCGTAGGCCCGGGCCGCGACCAGGCTGCGGATGACGTCCGGCGCGGCCCGTACCCAGCCGATGCGCAGACCGGCCCAGAACGCCTTGCTGGCCGAGCCGACCGTGATGACGGTCGAGCCCGCGGGGTCGAAGCCGCACACCGGGCGCGGCAGCACGGTGTCCTCGTCGAGGAGCAGCTCGCTCATCGTCTCGTCGACGACGACCACGGTGCCGGCCGAGCGTGCCAGCTCCACCAGACGGCGCCGCTGGCCCTCGTCGGCCAGCGCGCCGGTGGGGTTGTGGAAGTCGGCGACCACGTAGGCCAGCCGCGGCGCCGCCTCGCGCAGTACCTGCCGCCAGCGCTCCAGGTCCCAGCCGGCCAGCCCCTCGGCCATGGCGACGGGCA carries:
- a CDS encoding PLP-dependent aminotransferase family protein, which produces MVKWTSAVGAAQLARLLGSQADRPAGPGTRRPPAYRALADGIRLLVLEGRVPVAARLPAERELALALSVSRTTVAAAYEALRGEGFLESRRGAGSWTAVPAGNPLPARGLEPLPPESLGSLIDLGTAALPAPEPWLTRAVQGALEELPPYAHTHGDYPAGLPALRAMLAERYTVRGIPTMPEQIMVTTGAMGAIDAICHLFAGRGERIAVESPSYANILQLMREAGARLVPVAMAEGLAGWDLERWRQVLREAAPRLAYVVADFHNPTGALADEGQRRRLVELARSAGTVVVVDETMSELLLDEDTVLPRPVCGFDPAGSTVITVGSASKAFWAGLRIGWVRAAPDVIRSLVAARAYADMGTPVLEQLAVNWLLSTGGWEEAVALRRGQARENRDALVAAVRRELPDWEFEVPHGGLTLWVRTGGLSGSRLAEAGERAGVRVPSGPRFGVDGAFEGYVRLPFTVGGAVAQEAATRLAAAAHMVRTGVPGTTGTTEAPRTFVA